The Phoenix dactylifera cultivar Barhee BC4 chromosome 17, palm_55x_up_171113_PBpolish2nd_filt_p, whole genome shotgun sequence genome contains a region encoding:
- the LOC103712235 gene encoding trihelix transcription factor GTL1-like has translation MQSGYGSVSEIQQFMMENCGSSIFSISSATPPNPSVATGAADIHAATSQPLRYRPLHHAHPSPHHHQQQQPQTPSPLPPHFSHFHSIPITQQLFQQSHQFQLFHPQPQEQRRLIPQHQLGLDQESGPENSTGGGGGGGGGGGGPSFLAATMNFKLAVNESSGGGSREGLNDEDSILQGDEGSESRLHHHWQREEESAIKEPPWRPLDIDYVNRSNKRYKEKEPETPTNKYCKKSKEGAEPDPGGHINGGGGSNYKLFSELEAIYKPGGSTMGGGGANRAGSGSALTGDETALMPAANNPPGLPADHLVGGSETSAGEEAPVKKFSKGSGRRKRKRRQQKQLSSIAAFFENLVKQLMDHQESLHRKFLEVMERRDQERTVREESWRRQEAAKSSREAAARAQERALASSREAAIISFLEKITGETLRLPEKPQFEVQFPKEPAETTENLPAEPSTAVNNGDSSANKVHFNASRWPKAEVHALIRVRSGLESRFQEPGLKGPLWEEVSATMAAMGYHRSAKRCKEKWENINKYFRKTKESGKKRPQHSKTCPYFHQLDQLYSKSLNKSQPASSSSPNANVASATTSGTATDQGKDHCELLDAIIVSTDQQGFKFPDMSSLQFDFNGKGKDSNDLHRQAGNNGEEDEDDDDEEGGGREKAEEREEGEGESQVQPHQEEHHQHDSSLFFQCLQS, from the exons ATGCAGTCAGGATATGGAAGCGTATCGGAGATCCAGCAATTCATGATGGAGAATTGCGGCAGCTCCATCTTCTCCATCTCGTCCGCCACCCCTCCGAACCCCTCGGTGGCGACCGGCGCGGCCGACATCCATGCCGCCACCTCCCAGCCTCTCAGGTACCGCCCTCTCCACCACGCCCACCCCAGCCCCCACCaccaccagcagcagcagccccAGACCCCGTCGCCGCTCCCGCCACACTTCTCCCATTTCCACTCCATCCCGATCACTCAGCAGCTCTTCCAGCAGAGCCACCAGTTCCAGCTGTTCCACCCCCAGCCCCAGGAGCAAAGAAGGCTGATCCCCCAGCACCAGCTAGGCTTGGATCAGGAGTCGGGCCCCGAGAACTCGactggaggcggcggcggcggaggaggaggaggaggagggccgAGTTTTCTTGCTGCCACGATGAATTTCAAGCTGGCGGTGAATGAGAGCAGCGGCGGGGGCAGCCGTGAGGGGCTGAATGACGAGGACAGCATCCTCCAGGGCGACGAGGGATCCGAGAGCCGGCTCCATCACCACTGgcagagagaggaggaatcggccATCAAGGAGCCCCCATG GAGGCCCCTGGATATTGATTACGTTAACAGGAGCAACAAGAGGTACAAGGAGAAGGAGCCCGAGACACCAACAAACAAGTACTGCAAGAAGAGCAAAGAGGGAGCCGAGCCGGACCCCGGCGGCCACATaaacggcggcggcggcagcaaCTACAAGCTTTTCAGCGAGCTCGAGGCCATCTACAAGCCCGGCGGCAGCACTATGGGTGGTGGTGGTGCCAACCGAGCCGGCTCTGGCTCTGCGCTTACCGGCGACGAGACCGCCCTCATGCCCGCCGCCAATAACCCTCCAGGACTGCCAGCTGATCACCTCGTTGGTGGCTCGGAGACGTCGGCCGGAGAGGAGGCGCCGGTGAAGAAATTTTCCAAGGGAagtgggaggaggaagaggaagcggCGGCAGCAGAAGCAGCTGAGCTCGATCGCCGCCTTCTTCGAGAACCTGGTGAAGCAGCTGATGGACCACCAAGAGAGCCTCCACCGGAAATTCTTGgaagtgatggagaggagggacCAGGAGAGGACGGTCCGGGAGGAGTCCTGGCGGCGGCAGGAGGCCGCCAAGTCCAGCCGCGAGGCTGCCGCCCGGGCCCAGGAGCGGGCCCTCGCCTCCTCCCGGGAGGCCGCCATCATCTCCTTCCTCGAGAAGATCACCGGCGAGACCCTCCGCCTCCCCGAGAAGCCCCAATTCGAAGTCCAATTCCCCAAAGAACCTGCTGAAACCACCGAAAACCTCCCGGCGGAGCCCTCGACTGCTGTGAACAATGGCGATAGCAGCGCCAACAAGGTCCATTTCAACGCGAGCCGGTGGCCAAAGGCCGAGGTTCACGCGCTGATCCGGGTGCGAAGCGGGCTCGAGTCGAGGTTCCAGGAGCCCGGACTGAAGGGTCCCCTCTGGGAGGAGGTAAGCGCGACGATGGCCGCCATGGGCTACCACCGGAGCGCGAAGCGGTGCAAGGAGAAGTGGGAGAACATCAACAAATACTTCAGGAAGACAAAGGAAAGTGGCAAGAAGCGGCCACAGCACTCCAAGACCTGCCCTTATTTCCACCAATTGGACCAGCTCTACTCCAAGTCCCTCAACAAGTCCCAAcccgcttcctcctcctcccccaatGCCAATGTAGCCAGTGCTACCACTTCCGGCACGGCCACCGATCAAGGGAAGGACCACTGCGAGCTCCTCGACGCCATCATCGTGTCCACCGATCAGCAAGGCTTCAAGTTCCCCGACATGAGCTCGTTGCAGTTTGATTTCAATGGCAAAGGCAAGGACAGCAACGACCTCCATCGCCAAGCCGGGAACAATGGCGAAGAAGATGAGGACGACGATGACGAAGAGGGAGGAGGTAGAGAAAAGgcggaggaaagagaagaaggagaaggggagaGCCAAGTTCAACCCCACCAAGAGGAGCACCACCAACATGACTCCAGCCTCTTCTTCCAATGTCTCCAATCCTAA